ACGAGAGAGCATCGACCGACGACGGGCAATCGGCCGACGAGAGACCGGCGAACGAAGACAAACAATCGACCGCCGAGAGAACGTCGAGAGACGAAATCGGGCCGGGTCACCCCGGCACGGTCGCATCCGGTGTCGATGCGGCCACCCCAGTCGACACCGCGCTCCTCCTCGACGTGATGCTCGGCAAACTCGCCACCTACCTGCGGATGTGCGGGTACGACACCGTCTACGCGATGGATGGGGAGACAGGTGACCCTGGCGACGAGCATCTTCTCGCCCGCGCCGACAACGAAGACCGGGTCCTCCTCACCCGGGACGTCTCACTCGCCGAACAGGCATCTCGGAGTGTGCTCATCGCGGGGCGAACACCACTCGACCAACTTCGAGAACTCGAATCGGTCGGGTTCAGTATCGCACTCGGAGAGCAGCCAGCCCGGTGTGGCGCTTGCAACGGACTGGTCGAACCGCTCGCCGACGGGGACCCAGTTCCGGACTACGCTCCAGACCCGGCTGAGAAGACACTCTGGCGGTGTCGTGACTGCGGACAAGTGTTCTGGAAGGGGAGTCACTGGCGTGACGTCGAATCACGGCTGAACGAATCCTAACCAGCGGAAGAGA
The genomic region above belongs to Haloferax marinisediminis and contains:
- a CDS encoding Mut7-C RNAse domain-containing protein, producing the protein MGPGHPGTVASGVDAATPVDTALLLDVMLGKLATYLRMCGYDTVYAMDGETGDPGDEHLLARADNEDRVLLTRDVSLAEQASRSVLIAGRTPLDQLRELESVGFSIALGEQPARCGACNGLVEPLADGDPVPDYAPDPAEKTLWRCRDCGQVFWKGSHWRDVESRLNES